A genomic region of Phragmites australis chromosome 2, lpPhrAust1.1, whole genome shotgun sequence contains the following coding sequences:
- the LOC133909570 gene encoding vegetative cell wall protein gp1-like → MSLVAYDASSDEEDAREPPAASPPPIGPQPRPPSPSTSAASAPQLTPPPPAPSQNVAPSSSSNVSLPTLSLDLPDVADLFAPPSLQSLQPRASDHSSRDDASRKRESNGSAFHDSRSKFPRMQSQPRGARSAAGNTLVPPQLRGRSNVVTEDMSKLFVAKHKE, encoded by the exons ATGTCGCTGGTCGCCTACGACGCCTCCTCCGACGAGGAAGACGCCCGCGAGCCTCCCGCCGCCTCGCCACCCCCCATCGGGCCGCAGCCGAGGCCTCCGTCGCCTTCCACGTCGGCGGCCTCCGCTCCTCAGCTtactccgccgccgcctgcccCCAGCCA GAATGTAGCACCCAGTAGTTCAAGTAATGTCTCCCTGCCCACTCTGTCATTAGACCTCCCAGATGTTGCAGATCTCTTTGCTCCGCCTTCTCTTCAGTCTCTACAGCCAAGAGCTTCTGACCATTCCTCTAGAGATGATGCATCAAGGAAGAGAGAATCAAATGGATCCGCATTTCATGACTCACGCAGTAAATTTCCAAGGATGCAATCACAACCCCGTGGGGCAAGGAGTGCTGCAGGGAACACTCTAGTTCCACCACAGCTTCGTGGAAg GAGCAACGTTGTTACTGAAGATATGAGCAAACTGTTTGTGGCTAAACACAAAGAATAG